The following coding sequences lie in one Microvirga sp. 17 mud 1-3 genomic window:
- a CDS encoding HlyU family transcriptional regulator, producing MASFLSDLLSRLVGKGASAAREEPAAEAVEYKGYRIRPAPYPAKGQFQTAGTIEKDFAEGTKEHRFVRAETHASRDDAAAFSVTKGRQIIDEQGDRIFS from the coding sequence ATGGCTTCGTTCTTGTCCGATCTCTTGTCCCGTCTCGTCGGCAAAGGTGCCTCCGCAGCCCGCGAGGAGCCTGCCGCCGAGGCGGTCGAGTACAAGGGCTATCGCATCCGCCCGGCGCCTTATCCGGCCAAGGGGCAATTCCAGACCGCCGGAACCATCGAGAAGGATTTTGCGGAGGGCACGAAGGAGCACCGCTTCGTGCGGGCCGAGACCCATGCGAGCCGCGACGATGCCGCCGCCTTCTCGGTTACGAAAGGCCGGCAGATCATCGACGAGCAGGGCGACCGGATCTTTTCCTGA
- a CDS encoding MBL fold metallo-hydrolase, translating into MPIFLCSACGTSYPPAETPPSACPICDDERQYVPASGQGWTTREKLAASHANAWRLHEPELYSVQTVPAFAINQRAFLLRTPAGNILWDCIAHLDEATVAIVHALGGLAAIAISHPHYYTTLQDWSHAFDAPVYLHAADREWVMRPSEGIRFWEGDSLEILPGATLIRLGGHFPGGTVLHWAKAHDGAGVILSGDIVQVAADVRRVSFLWSYPNMMPLPAREVLRIGAMLEPLPFERIYGAFAGKDVKADAKAVVDRSVKRYVELLS; encoded by the coding sequence ATGCCGATCTTCCTCTGCTCCGCCTGCGGGACCTCCTACCCGCCCGCCGAGACGCCGCCCTCCGCCTGCCCGATCTGCGACGACGAGCGGCAATATGTTCCGGCCTCCGGCCAGGGCTGGACGACGCGCGAGAAGCTCGCGGCCTCTCATGCGAATGCCTGGAGGCTGCACGAGCCGGAGCTCTACAGCGTCCAGACCGTTCCGGCCTTCGCCATCAACCAGCGCGCCTTCCTGCTGAGGACGCCGGCCGGGAACATCCTGTGGGACTGCATCGCCCATCTCGACGAGGCCACGGTGGCGATTGTCCATGCACTCGGCGGCCTTGCGGCTATCGCGATTTCGCACCCGCATTATTACACCACCCTGCAGGACTGGAGCCACGCCTTCGACGCGCCCGTCTATCTGCATGCGGCCGACCGGGAATGGGTCATGCGCCCATCGGAGGGCATCCGGTTCTGGGAGGGCGATTCGCTCGAAATCCTGCCCGGCGCTACGCTGATCCGGCTCGGCGGGCATTTTCCGGGCGGAACCGTTCTCCATTGGGCGAAGGCCCATGACGGGGCCGGAGTGATCCTGTCCGGCGATATCGTCCAAGTGGCGGCGGATGTGCGCCGCGTCAGCTTCCTGTGGAGCTATCCCAACATGATGCCCCTGCCGGCCCGGGAGGTTCTGCGCATCGGCGCGATGCTGGAACCGCTGCCCTTCGAGCGGATCTACGGGGCCTTCGCCGGAAAGGACGTCAAGGCCGACGCGAAGGCGGTGGTGGACCGCTCCGTGAAGCGATACGTGGAACTTCTCTCCTGA
- the kynA gene encoding tryptophan 2,3-dioxygenase — translation MGAERGAKDGDTASPIAEGIHTDFSGGMSYGDYLHLDTLLSAQAPLTGEHDELLFIVIHQVMELWLKLFNRELDTALGHIRADELQPAFKCCARINRIQEQLIQAWTVLSTMTPSDYLRFRPALGRSSGFQSWQYRLVEFKLGAKDALKIAPHRHRPEIAARLEEAYRAPGLYDEALRLLARRGYPVPPEVLERDVTQPYVAHPGVEAVWEEIYRHSDEHFDLYELAEELVDLEDAFQQWRFRHMKTVERIIGMRRGTGGSAGVAYLKHALDRSFFPELWSVRTKL, via the coding sequence ATGGGCGCGGAACGGGGCGCGAAGGATGGTGATACGGCCTCCCCCATCGCTGAGGGCATCCACACCGATTTTTCAGGAGGCATGAGCTATGGCGATTACCTCCATCTCGACACCCTCCTGTCGGCGCAGGCTCCCCTTACGGGCGAGCATGACGAGCTGCTCTTCATTGTCATCCACCAGGTGATGGAGCTGTGGCTGAAGCTCTTCAACCGCGAGCTCGACACGGCGCTCGGGCATATCCGCGCGGACGAGCTGCAGCCCGCCTTCAAGTGCTGCGCCCGGATCAACCGCATTCAGGAGCAGCTGATCCAGGCCTGGACGGTGCTCTCCACCATGACTCCGTCCGACTACCTGCGCTTCCGGCCGGCTCTCGGGCGCTCGTCAGGCTTCCAGTCCTGGCAGTACCGCCTCGTCGAGTTCAAGCTCGGCGCGAAGGACGCCCTGAAGATCGCGCCTCACCGGCACCGGCCCGAGATTGCCGCGCGGCTGGAGGAGGCCTACCGGGCGCCCGGCCTCTATGACGAGGCGCTACGCCTCTTGGCACGGCGCGGCTATCCGGTGCCGCCGGAGGTCCTGGAGCGGGACGTGACGCAGCCTTACGTGGCGCATCCGGGCGTCGAAGCCGTCTGGGAGGAAATTTATCGCCACTCGGACGAGCATTTCGACCTCTACGAGCTGGCCGAGGAGCTGGTGGACCTTGAGGACGCGTTCCAGCAATGGCGCTTCCGGCACATGAAGACCGTGGAGCGCATCATCGGCATGCGCCGCGGCACCGGCGGCAGCGCCGGCGTCGCCTATCTCAAGCACGCGCTGGACCGCTCCTTCTTTCCGGAGCTCTGGTCCGTGCGAACCAAGCTCTGA
- a CDS encoding aminotransferase class V-fold PLP-dependent enzyme → MLDLRAHFSRFLDADPGRLHFAAHSHHPWPDVTREAQLEAWDDAARLVDDKWGRILGPVLEEFQRHVAGHLGLPDPSTIAVAPNTHEFVRRILSCFPAERPVRILTSDGEFHSFTRQIARLEEEGLVAVTRISAEPFATFDERFRSAACEAHDLVFVSQVFFNSGFAIDLDGLGNHVGDAMLVIDGYHGFMARPTDLSCLAPRAFYIAGGYKYAMAGEGACFMHCPPGWGLRPRDTGWYAAFGNLAKAQGGKVAYSEDAWRFMGSTFDPSGLYRFNAVMRWLEETGITVAAIHDHVISLQEHFLRGLPSETGLSPEALVVPSQETRRGNFLTFEMPDAQRTYERLKALRVVTDVRGNRLRLGFGLYQTREEVDELIRRLGRSAG, encoded by the coding sequence ATGCTCGACCTGCGTGCCCATTTCTCCCGTTTCCTGGATGCGGATCCCGGCCGGCTCCACTTCGCCGCCCACAGTCATCATCCCTGGCCCGACGTGACGCGAGAAGCGCAGCTCGAGGCCTGGGACGACGCGGCCCGTCTCGTGGACGACAAATGGGGCCGTATCCTCGGGCCGGTCCTGGAGGAATTCCAACGCCATGTGGCGGGTCATCTGGGCCTGCCCGATCCATCCACCATCGCGGTCGCGCCGAACACCCATGAATTCGTGCGGCGGATCCTCTCGTGCTTCCCAGCGGAGCGCCCAGTGCGCATCCTCACCTCCGACGGGGAATTCCACTCCTTCACACGCCAGATCGCGCGGCTCGAGGAGGAAGGCCTCGTGGCCGTGACGCGGATTTCGGCCGAGCCCTTCGCGACCTTCGACGAGCGCTTCCGCTCCGCTGCCTGCGAGGCGCACGACCTCGTCTTTGTCAGCCAGGTCTTCTTCAATTCGGGCTTCGCCATCGACCTCGACGGACTCGGGAACCATGTGGGCGACGCCATGCTGGTGATCGATGGCTATCATGGCTTTATGGCGCGCCCGACGGACCTGTCGTGCCTCGCGCCCCGCGCCTTCTACATCGCAGGCGGCTACAAATACGCCATGGCGGGAGAAGGCGCGTGCTTCATGCATTGCCCGCCCGGCTGGGGCCTGCGGCCCCGCGACACGGGCTGGTATGCGGCCTTCGGAAACCTCGCCAAGGCGCAGGGCGGAAAGGTCGCCTACAGCGAGGATGCGTGGCGCTTCATGGGGTCGACCTTCGACCCTTCGGGGCTTTATCGCTTCAACGCTGTCATGCGGTGGCTCGAAGAGACCGGGATCACGGTCGCGGCGATCCACGATCACGTGATTTCCCTTCAGGAGCATTTCCTCCGCGGTTTGCCCTCGGAGACAGGCCTTTCGCCGGAAGCGCTCGTGGTGCCATCTCAAGAGACGCGCCGCGGCAATTTTCTCACCTTTGAGATGCCGGATGCGCAGCGGACTTACGAGCGGCTGAAGGCCCTGCGGGTCGTGACCGACGTGCGCGGCAACCGCCTGCGCCTCGGCTTTGGTCTTTACCAGACCCGCGAGGAGGTGGACGAGCTGATCCGCCGCCTCGGCCGGTCCGCCGGCTAA
- a CDS encoding carbohydrate ABC transporter permease produces the protein MTFSARPADPAPADESVGMSYLERLPRRVVTIYLPLAVFVFVLLFPFYWMAVTALKPNSELTNFRDYSPFWPSEPTLQHMRYLLLETSYPAWLLNTMIVAVGSTILSLVAAVLAAYAIERVRFPGARWTGLAIFLAYLVPPSILFIPLAVMIFKFGIYDTKLALIFTYPTFLIPFCTWLLMGYFRSIPYELEECALVDGASRWQILTRIMLPLSVPGLISAGIFAFTLSWNEFIYALTFIQSSENKTVPVGVLTELVRGDVYEWGALMAGALLGSLPVVLLYSFFVDYYVSSMTGAVKE, from the coding sequence ATGACCTTTTCGGCCAGACCCGCAGACCCTGCGCCTGCCGACGAGAGCGTCGGCATGAGCTACCTGGAGCGCCTGCCGCGCCGGGTGGTGACCATTTACCTGCCGCTCGCGGTCTTCGTGTTCGTGCTGCTCTTCCCGTTCTACTGGATGGCGGTCACGGCCCTGAAGCCGAACTCGGAGCTTACGAATTTCCGCGACTACAGCCCGTTCTGGCCATCGGAGCCGACCCTGCAGCATATGCGCTATCTGCTGCTCGAAACCTCCTATCCGGCTTGGCTCCTCAATACGATGATCGTGGCCGTGGGATCGACCATCCTGTCCCTCGTGGCTGCCGTACTCGCCGCCTATGCGATCGAGAGGGTCCGGTTTCCGGGTGCGCGCTGGACGGGACTTGCGATCTTCCTCGCCTATCTGGTGCCACCCTCGATCCTGTTCATTCCGCTCGCCGTGATGATCTTCAAGTTCGGCATCTACGACACCAAGCTCGCTCTCATTTTCACCTATCCGACGTTCCTCATCCCGTTCTGCACATGGCTGCTGATGGGGTATTTCCGGTCGATTCCCTACGAGCTCGAGGAATGCGCCCTCGTCGACGGGGCCTCCCGGTGGCAGATCCTCACGCGGATCATGCTGCCGCTTTCCGTCCCTGGCCTGATCTCGGCTGGCATCTTCGCCTTCACGTTGTCGTGGAACGAGTTCATCTACGCACTCACGTTCATCCAGTCGTCGGAGAACAAGACCGTCCCGGTTGGCGTGCTGACGGAGCTCGTGCGCGGGGACGTCTACGAATGGGGAGCGCTGATGGCCGGGGCGCTCCTCGGCTCGCTGCCTGTGGTGCTGCTCTACTCGTTCTTCGTGGACTATTACGTGTCCTCGATGACAGGTGCGGTGAAGGAATAG
- a CDS encoding carbohydrate ABC transporter permease yields the protein MAGAAITHTDAPIAATREPLLQRKGFIGLLFMLPAAAFLLVFLTYPLGLGVWLGFTDTRVGRTGVFVGLENYQLLWDDSIFWLSVFNTVVYTVGASILKFALGLWLALLLNEHLPFKALIRAVVLLPWVVPTVLSAIAFWWIYDAQFSIISWALIKIGLIDTPINFLGNTTNARITVMLTNVWRGIPFVAITLLAGLQTISPSLHEAATLDGASSWQRFRYLTLPMLSPLIAVVMTFSVLFTFTDFQLIYVLTRGGPLNATHLMATLSFQRAIPGGQLGEGAAIAVAMVPFLLGAILFSYFGLQRRRWQQGGGD from the coding sequence ATGGCCGGAGCCGCCATTACTCACACGGATGCGCCCATCGCTGCGACGCGGGAGCCCCTGCTGCAGCGAAAGGGCTTTATCGGCCTGCTCTTCATGCTGCCGGCCGCGGCCTTCCTCCTGGTCTTCCTCACCTATCCGCTCGGCCTCGGCGTATGGCTGGGGTTCACGGATACGCGGGTGGGGCGTACCGGCGTCTTTGTCGGACTTGAGAACTACCAGCTTCTCTGGGACGACAGCATCTTCTGGCTGTCGGTGTTCAACACGGTCGTCTACACGGTCGGGGCATCGATCCTGAAATTTGCCCTCGGCCTGTGGCTCGCGCTGCTGCTCAACGAGCACCTTCCCTTCAAGGCCCTCATCCGTGCGGTGGTGCTGCTTCCCTGGGTCGTGCCCACCGTGCTTTCAGCCATCGCATTCTGGTGGATCTACGATGCGCAGTTCTCGATCATTTCCTGGGCGCTGATCAAGATCGGGCTGATCGATACGCCGATCAACTTCCTCGGCAACACCACCAATGCGCGCATCACCGTGATGCTCACCAATGTCTGGCGTGGCATTCCGTTCGTGGCCATCACCCTGCTTGCGGGCCTGCAGACGATCTCGCCCTCCCTGCATGAGGCCGCGACTCTCGATGGTGCGTCGTCCTGGCAGCGGTTCCGCTATCTAACTCTGCCCATGCTCTCGCCGCTCATCGCCGTGGTGATGACCTTCTCGGTGCTGTTCACCTTCACGGATTTCCAGCTCATCTACGTGCTCACCCGCGGCGGGCCTTTGAACGCCACTCACCTCATGGCGACTTTGAGTTTCCAGCGGGCGATTCCCGGCGGGCAGCTCGGCGAAGGGGCGGCCATCGCGGTCGCCATGGTGCCGTTCCTGCTCGGCGCGATCCTGTTCAGCTATTTCGGCCTGCAGCGGCGGCGCTGGCAACAGGGGGGAGGCGACTGA
- a CDS encoding ABC transporter substrate-binding protein, whose translation MTLSRRDLLLGTAGLAAGSRLLGAGPAFAQAAAPSYKPEQGASLRVLRWTPFVKGDEDSWLANTKKFTEATGVEVRVDKESWEDIRPKAAVAANVGSGPDIMLVWFDDPFQYPDKLLDVTDIGTSFASRYGGYYPGLEGYAKKGDKFIALPLAAIGNGILYRESMLKQAGWSKFPEKSDEFLEMCKALKAKSKPAGFALGKAVGDGNNFAHWIVWSHGGKMVDESGKVVINSPETIKALQYARELYQTFIPGTESWLDINNNRVFLSGDISVTANGVSLYYSAKNDPKMAEMAQDIRSTVMPTGPVGQPVELHQTTSAVIFQYTKYPNAARAYLQYMLDKPQMDAWITASSAYCCPPLKGMIDNPVWTSDPVHEPYKRASSTLRPNGYAGPLGYASAATMADYVMVDMVAEAATGQRTPEEAAKRAEQRANRYYRV comes from the coding sequence ATGACCCTGTCTAGACGTGATCTGCTTCTCGGGACCGCCGGCCTTGCGGCAGGATCCCGGCTCCTGGGGGCCGGGCCGGCCTTCGCACAGGCGGCTGCGCCCAGCTACAAACCAGAGCAGGGTGCTTCGCTGCGGGTGCTGCGCTGGACCCCCTTCGTCAAGGGCGATGAGGATTCCTGGCTCGCCAACACGAAGAAATTCACCGAGGCGACCGGCGTGGAGGTGCGGGTCGATAAGGAGAGCTGGGAGGACATCCGGCCAAAGGCCGCGGTCGCGGCCAATGTGGGCTCGGGGCCCGATATCATGCTCGTCTGGTTCGACGACCCGTTCCAGTATCCGGACAAGCTCCTCGACGTGACCGATATCGGGACGAGCTTCGCGAGCCGGTACGGCGGCTATTATCCGGGTCTGGAGGGCTACGCCAAGAAGGGAGACAAGTTCATCGCTCTGCCCCTCGCAGCCATCGGGAACGGCATCCTCTACCGGGAGAGCATGCTCAAGCAGGCGGGCTGGTCCAAATTCCCCGAGAAGTCGGACGAGTTCCTGGAGATGTGCAAGGCCCTCAAGGCCAAGAGCAAGCCCGCCGGCTTCGCGCTCGGCAAGGCGGTCGGCGACGGCAACAACTTCGCGCACTGGATCGTATGGAGCCACGGCGGGAAGATGGTGGACGAGAGCGGCAAGGTGGTCATCAACTCGCCCGAGACCATCAAGGCCCTGCAATATGCGCGGGAGCTGTATCAGACCTTCATCCCCGGGACGGAGAGCTGGCTCGATATCAACAACAACCGCGTCTTCCTGTCCGGCGACATCTCCGTGACGGCGAACGGCGTGTCCCTCTACTACTCGGCCAAGAACGACCCGAAGATGGCCGAGATGGCCCAGGACATCCGCTCAACCGTCATGCCGACGGGCCCCGTGGGGCAGCCCGTGGAACTTCACCAGACCACATCCGCGGTGATCTTCCAGTACACCAAGTACCCGAATGCCGCCCGGGCCTATCTGCAATACATGCTCGACAAGCCCCAGATGGATGCCTGGATCACGGCGTCGAGCGCCTATTGCTGCCCGCCGCTCAAGGGAATGATCGACAACCCGGTCTGGACGTCGGATCCGGTCCACGAGCCCTACAAGCGCGCCTCCTCCACGCTGCGGCCGAACGGCTATGCGGGCCCGCTGGGCTATGCATCCGCTGCCACGATGGCCGACTACGTCATGGTCGACATGGTGGCCGAAGCCGCGACCGGGCAACGCACGCCCGAGGAAGCGGCCAAGCGCGCCGAGCAGCGGGCCAACCGCTACTACCGCGTCTGA
- a CDS encoding ABC transporter ATP-binding protein, which produces MASVEIRDVRKAFGATQVIHGVSVDIQDGEFVILVGPSGCGKSTLLRMIAGLENITGGEIRIGPRVVNNLPPKERDIAMVFQNYALYPHMTVAENMAFSLMLKSAPKSEIKSKVGRAAEILGLTPLLDRYPRQLSGGQRQRVAMGRAIVRDPQVFLFDEPLSNLDAKLRVQMRTEIKALHQRLKTTTVYVTHDQIEAMTMADKIVVMHDGIVEQIGAPLELYDRPANLFVAGFIGSPAMNVLEGRIEHGGFTLGDLKLPVATLPAASDGRPVCYGIRPEHFQLSDQGMPIEVGVIEPTGSETLVLARMEGREITCVFRERIGVRPGETIRVQPDPGLVHLFDRETGQRIN; this is translated from the coding sequence TTGGCTTCCGTTGAAATTCGCGATGTCAGGAAGGCTTTCGGCGCAACCCAGGTGATCCACGGCGTGTCGGTCGATATTCAGGACGGCGAGTTCGTCATCCTGGTCGGCCCGTCCGGCTGCGGAAAATCGACCCTGCTGCGCATGATTGCGGGGCTTGAGAACATCACGGGCGGCGAAATCCGCATCGGCCCGCGGGTGGTGAACAACCTGCCGCCCAAAGAGCGGGACATCGCCATGGTGTTCCAGAACTACGCGCTCTATCCGCATATGACGGTCGCCGAGAACATGGCGTTCTCGCTCATGCTCAAGAGCGCGCCGAAATCCGAGATCAAGAGCAAGGTCGGTCGCGCCGCCGAAATCCTCGGCCTCACACCGCTTCTCGACCGCTATCCGCGCCAGCTCTCGGGCGGCCAGCGCCAGCGCGTCGCCATGGGTCGGGCCATCGTGCGCGATCCGCAGGTGTTTTTGTTCGACGAGCCGCTCTCAAACCTCGACGCCAAGCTGCGCGTGCAGATGCGCACGGAAATCAAGGCGCTACACCAGCGGTTGAAGACCACCACGGTCTATGTGACCCACGACCAGATCGAGGCCATGACCATGGCGGACAAGATCGTCGTGATGCATGACGGCATCGTCGAGCAGATCGGCGCGCCGCTGGAGCTCTACGACCGCCCGGCCAACCTGTTCGTCGCGGGCTTCATCGGCTCGCCTGCCATGAATGTGCTGGAGGGGCGGATCGAGCACGGGGGCTTCACCCTGGGCGACCTGAAGCTCCCGGTCGCCACGTTGCCGGCGGCCTCGGACGGGCGGCCCGTCTGCTACGGCATCCGGCCGGAGCATTTCCAGTTGTCCGACCAGGGGATGCCCATCGAGGTCGGGGTCATTGAGCCGACGGGCTCGGAGACCCTGGTCCTCGCCCGCATGGAGGGCCGGGAGATCACCTGCGTCTTTCGGGAGCGCATCGGCGTCCGGCCGGGCGAGACGATCCGCGTCCAGCCGGATCCCGGCCTCGTCCATCTCTTCGACCGGGAGACCGGACAGCGCATCAACTGA